One Candidatus Effluviviaceae Genus V sp. genomic window carries:
- the tsaD gene encoding tRNA (adenosine(37)-N6)-threonylcarbamoyltransferase complex transferase subunit TsaD, giving the protein MLILGIDTSCDETAASVLLDGGTVRSSVVASQMVHSEYGGVVPEYASREHMRAIVPVVRRALEEADVTYDDLEGIAVTNRPGLIGCLLVGTSFAKALAFALDVPVVGVDHIEGHVASVRLTEPDVSLPMVCLVASGGHTEIIRVASWNDMVTVGRTRDDASGEAFDKVGKLLGLSYPAGPTIEKLARDGDPTAFDFPRAMMSRDEQDMSFSGLKTAVRYTVEELGSVPEGQALSDLLASFQAAVVDALVTKTIRAAERWDAVSVGLGGGVAANGPLRDRLSEEARRGGFHIVVPPKNLCTDNGAVIAAVGHRLLEDGVDDGPGLTVRASRSRRTPEG; this is encoded by the coding sequence ATGCTGATCCTTGGTATCGACACGTCGTGCGATGAGACCGCGGCGTCGGTCCTGCTTGACGGCGGGACCGTTCGCTCCAGCGTTGTCGCGTCACAGATGGTCCACTCGGAGTACGGCGGCGTCGTGCCCGAGTACGCGTCGCGCGAGCACATGCGCGCCATCGTCCCCGTCGTGCGCCGTGCGCTCGAGGAGGCCGACGTCACGTACGACGACCTCGAGGGGATCGCGGTGACGAACCGCCCGGGTCTCATCGGGTGTCTTCTGGTGGGAACGTCGTTCGCGAAAGCGTTGGCGTTCGCGCTCGATGTCCCCGTCGTCGGAGTCGATCACATCGAGGGGCACGTCGCATCGGTGCGCCTGACGGAGCCCGACGTGTCCCTCCCCATGGTGTGCCTCGTCGCCTCGGGAGGACACACCGAGATCATCCGCGTGGCGTCGTGGAACGACATGGTCACCGTCGGGAGGACGAGGGACGACGCGTCCGGGGAGGCGTTCGACAAGGTGGGCAAGCTCCTCGGATTGAGCTACCCGGCGGGCCCGACGATCGAGAAGCTCGCCCGGGACGGCGACCCGACCGCGTTCGACTTCCCCCGCGCGATGATGTCCCGCGACGAGCAGGACATGAGCTTCTCGGGGCTGAAGACCGCCGTGCGGTACACGGTGGAGGAGCTCGGGTCGGTTCCCGAGGGGCAGGCGCTCTCCGATCTGCTTGCGAGCTTCCAGGCCGCGGTCGTCGATGCGCTCGTGACGAAGACGATCCGAGCTGCCGAACGGTGGGACGCCGTCTCGGTCGGTCTCGGCGGCGGGGTCGCGGCCAACGGGCCGCTGAGGGACCGCCTGAGCGAGGAGGCCCGGCGGGGCGGGTTCCACATCGTCGTTCCGCCGAAGAACCTCTGTACCGACAACGGCGCGGTCATCGCGGCCGTGGGGCACCGGCTTCTCGAGGACGGTGTGGACGACGGTCCGGGACTCACGGTCCGTGCCTCGCGCAGCAGGCGCACTCCGGAGGGCTAG